GCATTTTCCTGTGCTCAAAGACCTCCCTCCCGACGCCCGCCCGCGCGAAAAACTGCTCGCCCGCGGCCCCGCCGCGCTCGCCGACACCGAACTGCTCGCCCTGCTGCTGCGCACCGGGGTGCGGGGCACGCCGGTCATGCAGCTGGCGCGCAACCTCCTCGACCAGTTCGCCGGCCTGCCGGCCCTGCTGCAGGCCAGCCCCGACGAACTGAAGCAGGTGCGCGGCCTCGGCCCCGCCAAGCGGGCCGAACTGGGCGCCGTGCTCGAACTCGCCCGCCGGTCCCTGACCCAGGAACTGGCCGAACGCCCGGTGTTCGACAGCCCCGCCCGCGTGAAGCAGCACCTGCGCCTCACCCTCGGCCACCTGCCCCACGAGGTGTTCGCCGTGCTGTTCCTCGACGCCCAGAACCGCCTGATGCGCCTGGAGGAAATGTTCCGAGGCACCCTCACGCAAACGAGCGTGTACCCCAGGGAAGTGGTGCGCCGCGCACTGGAGCTGCACGCGGCGGCCGTGGTGCTGGCCCACAACCACCCGTCGGGCCTGGCCGAGCCCTCGCGGGCCGACGAGTTCCTCACCACGGCGTTGAAGAACGCGCTGAACCTGGTCGACGTGCGGGTGCTCGACCA
This genomic stretch from Piscinibacter gummiphilus harbors:
- the radC gene encoding RadC family protein, with product MLKDLPPDARPREKLLARGPAALADTELLALLLRTGVRGTPVMQLARNLLDQFAGLPALLQASPDELKQVRGLGPAKRAELGAVLELARRSLTQELAERPVFDSPARVKQHLRLTLGHLPHEVFAVLFLDAQNRLMRLEEMFRGTLTQTSVYPREVVRRALELHAAAVVLAHNHPSGLAEPSRADEFLTTALKNALNLVDVRVLDHLVVGRTEVVSFAERGLL